TCATCCAGCCGGAGCTGGGCCTGATGGGCGCCAATGGCATCGTGGCAGCCCAGGTCCCCCATGCAGCCGGCATGGCCCTGGCGGCCAAGATCCGGGGCGAGGACCGCATCGCCATCACCTTCTTCGGCGACGGCGCCATGTACCAGGGGGTCATGCACGAGACCTTCAACATGGCCCAGAAGTGGCGCCTGCCCATCATCTTCTACTGCGAGAACAACCGCTATTCGGAGATGACGCCCATTTCCCGCACATCTTCGGTGCGGGAGCTCTACAAATTTCCCCAGGCCTACGGCATGGAGAGCCTGCAGATCGACGGCAACGATGTGGAAATCGTCCACGCCGCGGTGAGCCAGGCCGCGGCCCGGGCCCGGGCCGGCGAAGGCCCCACTTTCATCGAGGGCCTCACCTACCGGCTGGCCGGCCATATGGCCGGTGACCTGGAAACCTACCGCACACCGGAGGAGATCGACGCCCAGCGGGCCCATGAACCCCTGGTGGTCCTCCAAAACCGGCTGCTGGAACGGGGAGTGGACGAAAAGGTCCTGGCCGATATCCGGGCCGAGGTCGAGGAAGAGGTGGCCGCCGCGGTGGAGTTCGCCCAGAACAGCCCGTGGCCCGATCCGGCCGAGGCGTATACCGACGTCTTTGCCCTTTAACCGAGGCTGGCGTCAACCCACCCCGGTTGACCCGCCTGTCGCGCCGATTCACTGTCGCGCCGATTCAGCAGAGAGAGAAGCATCATGCGAAAGACGACGTACATCCAAGCGATTAACGAAGCCCTGCGGGAAGAGATGCGCCGGGACGAGAGCGTGTTCCTCATCGGCGAGGACGTGGGCCATTACGGTGGTCTCTTCCGGGTGACCCGCAACTTGCTGGACGAGTTCGGGGAAACCCGAGTCATCGACACCCCCATCAGCGAACAGGGCTTCATGGGCATGGCCATCGGCGCCGCCATGGTGGGCATGCGCCCCATCGTGGAGCTCATGTACATGGACTTCATCCTGGTCTGCGCCGATCAGGTGCTGAACCAGGGCGCCAAGATGCACTACATGTCCGGCGGCCTGGTCAAGGTGCCCATGGTCATCCGGGGCCAGCAGGGCGGGGGCAAGCGCTACGGCTCCCAGCACAGCCAGTGCATCGACAGCCTGGTGGCCCATTTCCCCGGCATCAAGGTGGTGGCCCCGGCCACACCCTACGACGCCAAGGGGCTGTTGATCTCCGCCATCCGGGATAACAACCCGGTGCTCTATCTGGAGCACAAAATGCTCTACTTCACCCGGGGCGAACTGCCCGACGTGGGGGAGGAAGTGATCGTGCCCATCGGCAAGGCGGACGTCAAGCGAGAAGGCAGCGATCTCACCCTGGTCACCTTTGGCTACTGCCTGCTCCAGGCCCTGGAAGCGGCCGAGGAGCTGGCCGAGGAGCACGGCATCGACATCGAAGTGGTGGACCTGCGTACCATCGTCCCCCTGGACATGGAGACCGTCCTGGCTTCGGTGGCCAAAACGGGGCGCCTCCTGGCTGTCCACGAGTCCCAGGCCAACTGTGGCATCGGCGGCGAAATTGTGGCCCGGGTCTATGAAGAAGCCCCGCACCTGCTCCAGGCCCCGGCCCGCCGGCTGGGCATGGCTCCTGTCTCCATTCCCGTCTCTCAAACCCTGGAAGAGGAGATCCTGCCCTGGAAGCGCAACATCAAAGCGGCTGTCCTGGAGATGTGGCGCCAGCCGGTGGCGGCCTGACGTGCCGCCCCATCCCGGCGGTCCCTCTAGTACTCCTGTCACGCACCCTTGCGTGATCTACGTCTGCCGGGGTTTACTGGTAAATCCCGGCAGAAATTCGCCGATGGTTTCCACCAGAGGGAGTGCGCCCAGAGGGCACCCGGAATTTCTGCCGTGGTATTTACGCCAGACTGCACGAGTGAGGCAACCTGTACATCATAGCGAGGAAACTTCATGGCGATAGAAGTCAAGCTCCCCGACATGGGAGAAGGTACGGAAGAGGTCACCATCAGCCGTTGGCTGGTCCAGGAGGGAGATGAGGTCCAGGAAGGGGACATCCTGCTGGAAGTGGCCACGGATAAGGTGGACACCGAGGTGCCGGCACCGGCCAGCGGCAAGGTGTTGAAGCTGAACTATGCCGAAGGGGAACTGGTGCCGGTGGACGCGGTGCTGGCCGTCCTCGGCGAGGAAGGGGAAGAGGTCTCCGCTGCGCCTGCTGCCCCCGCGGCCGAGGAGGCTGAAGAGGCCGAAGAAGCGCCTGCCGAGCCCGAGGCTGCGGCGCCCACCGCTGCCAGAAACGGGCAGAGCGTCAAGGCCTCGCCTGTGGCCAAGCGGGTGGCGGCCGAAAAGGGCATCGCCCTGGACACGGTGCCGGGTACCGGCCCGGGTGGTCGCATCACCAAGGAAGATGTGCTGGCCTCGGCCGATGGCAGCCGGCGCCAGGTGCCGGCCGGGGGCGAGCCCTTGCCTGGTGAACTGGCCGACGTGGCCTCCCTGCCGGTACGGCGGCTGGCCGCTGAATACAACATCGATCTGGAGGAAATAGCCGGCGGCCGTCCCCTGAGCAGCCTGACCAAGTATGACGTCCTCAGCGCTGTGGCCAGCCGGGAAGCGGGCCACCCGGTGACCGTGGAGCCTGCCTATCCGTTGACCCCGCCGGCCCGGCCCAGCGCGGCGCCGTCCACGGCCCCTGCCGCGCCGGCCCCCGCCAAGGCTGCCCCTGCTGCGGCCCCTGCGGCCGAAAAGGCAGCGCCGGCCCAGCTCGGCCCGGGCGAGGAACTGGTCAAGCACAGCCGCATGCGCCTGGCCATCGCCCGCAACACCAGCGCCAGCCTCTTCACCGCCCCCCACGTCACCACCATGTGGGACGTGGACATGTCCGCCGTGCTGGCCCACCGCAAGGCCCACAAGGACGAGTTTGCCCGGGCTGGGGTCAACCTGACCATCACCGCCTACCTGATCGAGGCCATCGTGGCCGGCCTCAAGGCGGTGCCCGCGGCCAACGCCACCTGGACCGACGAGGGCGTGATCATCAAGCGCTACTACAACATCGGCATGGCCGTGGCCCTGCCGCCGGACGAATACGGCATGGGCGGCCTGATCGTGCCGGTCATCAAGAACGCCGGCGAGCTCAACCTCATGGGCATCGCCCGCCGGGTCAACGAACTGGCCGAAAAGGCCCGCAAGGGGCAGCTCAGCCAGGAAGACCTGCAGGGCGGCACCTTCACCCTCAGCAACTACGGCACCTCTGGCAGCCGCTTCCAGACGCCCGTGATCGTCCAGCCCCAGGTGGGCATCCTGGGCGTGGGTGCCATCGAAAAGCGGCCCGTGGTGGTCAGCCAGGGGCATCCGCTGGAAGCCAATACCGGCGACTACCTGGCCTTCCTGCCCATGACCACCCTGGGCTTCAGCTACGACCACCGGGTGTTGGACGGCGCCACGGCGGACGCCTTCTGCGCGGCGGTCAAGAAGGCGCTGGAAAGTTACGGCCAATAACCGTCGGGGCGGGTCCCAGGACCCGCCCCTTTTGCATTTCCCACGACCCGCCCCTTACGCGTCCCGGTGCAGCAGCGTCTCCGCCAGCTGCCAGAGTACGGACCCTTGCACACTTCGCCCCAGCCCTTCTTCCAGGGCCTGGCGGGCCTGCCCGTGGTGATGGGCCACCTGTTCGACCGCGTAGGCCCGGCTGCCGGCCTGGGCCAGCAGTTCCATGGCGATAGGCACCTGTTCTTCTGTGGGCGCATCTGCAAAGAGGGCCTGTAATTGGGCACCCACGGCCGGGCTGTTCAGCCCATGGAGCAAGGGCAGGCTCTTCTTCCGCCGCAGGATGTCGTTGCCGGCCGCCTTGCCGGTCACCGCGGGATCCCCCCAAATGCCCAGGATGTCGTCCTGGATCTGAAAAGCCAGGCCCAACGCCTGGCCGAAGCGGCCCAGCGCCTCCTGCTGCGCCGGTGATGCCCCTCCCAGCAGCGCCCCAATCTGCACGCTGGCCCGGATCAGCGCGGCCGTCTTCCCCTGGATCATGCGCAGGTAGTCTGCCACCGTCACCTGCTCCCGCTGTTCGAAATCGATGTCCAGGTGCTGCCCCTCGGTGAGGGCCAGGCAGGTCTGGGTGAACAGATCCAGCGCCGCCAGCACCTGTCCGGCCGGGACACCCCGGCGGGAGAGGCGTTGTACGCCGGCAAAGGCCAGGGCGAACATGGCATCGCCTACATTGATGGCCTGGGGAATCCCCCACAGCTTCCAGACCGTGGGCCGGTGACGGCGGGTTTCGTCGCCATCTTCCACGTCGTCGTGGATCAGCGAGAAGTTGTGGAGAATTTCAATGCCCGCTGCAGCCGGCAACGCCTGAGATGGGTCCCCGCCCACTTCGGCACAGGCCAGCAGGCAGAGGATGGGCCGGAGCCGTTTGCCGGCCGGCGCGGCATAAGGCTGGAAGTGCTCATCCACCCAGCCCATGTGGTAGTGCATCATCCCGTAATGGCCGGCCACCGCCTCCTCCGGGCTGTGGAGGATGGCCCGGAGTTCCTCTTCCAATTGCGGCAGCCAATAGCCCACGAAGCGACCCAGATCCTCCTGCTTCACAGTTTCTCTCCTTCTGGCTGTTGCACCAGCACCCCGGGCTGGCGCAGGGCGGCAATGTTGGCAGCACCGCTGCAGAACATGGCGATGCGCATTTCGGTTTCCAGGATCTCCATCTCCTCGATCACCGCTTCCACCGATTCCACGGCCCGCTTCAAGAAGGGCGAGGCCAGGCCCACCAGGTCGGCGCCCAGGGCCACACATTTGGCGATGTCCTGGCCCGAGCGGATGCCGCCACTGGCAAACAGGGCCACATCCTCCCGGCCCATCTCCGCGCGCACTTGCCGCACGGCCAGGAGGCTATCCGCGGTGGGAATGCCCCAGTCGGCGAAGGAGGCGGCCAACCGCCGCAGCCGCTCGGTGGGCGCGCGGTGCATCTCCACCTGGCTCCAGGAAGTGCCCCCGGCGCCGGCCACGTCGATGGCGCGAATGCCGGCATCGATCAGGCGCCGCGCCGTCTGGGCGCTGATGCCCCAACCCACTTCCTTGGCCACGACCGGCACCGGCAGGGCGCGGCAGACGGCTTCGATCTGGCGCAGGAGGCCCCGCCACCGGGTGTCCCCCTCGGCCTGGAGCACTTCCTGCAAGGGGTTCAGGTGGAGGATCAGGGCGTCTGCCTCCACCATCTCTACGGCCCGGCGGCAGTGCTCCACCGTGTAGCCATAGTTGAGCTGAATGGCTCCCAGGTTGGCAAAGAGGAAGAGGCCTGGCGCCACATCCCGGACCCGGAAGGTTTCGGCGGTGTTGGCCTGTTCCAGGCCGGCCCGCTGGCTGCCCAGGCCCATGGCCAGCCCCCGGGCCTGGGCTGCCTGGGCCAACACCCGGTTGATGCGACCGGCTTCTGGCGTGCCCCCTGTCATGGAGCTGACCAGAATGGGGGCGGAGAGCCGCCTGCCGAAGACTTCCACGTGCAGATCCACTTCGTCCAGGTCCAGTTCTGGCAAGGCCTGGTGTACAAAGCGAAACCGTTCCAGCCCCGTGGTCAACTGTGGGAATTGGACATCTTCCTCCAGGTTAATGCGGATGTGATCCGCCTTGCGGGTTTCAATGCTCAAGATGTCCCCCTTGGATATTGCGCTTGGTTGGCCATCTTTCCCCCAATTTTCTTTCAATTCAGCGTACTGTTTTGCCCAATTTTGCGTCAAACCTGTCAACAGGATGGCGCTCAGTTCGGGTTGAGTATCGGGAAAGGAGTCAATTTCGGCATGAATTTTAGGATTTTGGCGTAACTATTCGTTGGCTTCTACGTCATGGTAAGCGAATCAGGGCAGCCGACGGCCCTTGTGGAGCCCCAGATCGGGGCGGGTTAGACCCACCGCCGGCGGTCAAATTGTAACCGAAGTCCAGCATTTCAGACAGTTTCAAGGTTTTTCCTTCGTTATCAACAGAGGCATTTCAAAACAGAGGCTTTTCAAGCATTTCAAGGGCATAGGAAAGGAGAACTCTATGTTTCCGAACGACGTTGGCAGAGGCCGTCCCTCCCCTGGGGTTTGGCTCTTTGCGACCCTCTCCATGGCAGTCGCCCTCCTGGCCGTGTTGATCTACGCCACGACGACCACCGCGTTGGCCCAGGGCGGCGTCATCGGCGGTACCGCCAGTGGCGATTTCTGCATCGAGGGCCTGGTCATCAACCATGAGGAAGAGCCCCTGGCTGGCTGGGTTATCACCCTGACCAATGGCTCGGTCCTGACCACCACCTCCGCACCCAAGCCGGACGAGGGCGACGACGACGCCCTGGGCGAAGGCGAGTTTGAGTTCCTGGACCTGGCGCCGGGTACCTATACCGCCACCATCCAGCTCCAGCCCGGGTGGGAGCCGGTCACCCCGGACACCTTCCAGATTCGCATCCGCGAGGGGCGGGATGGCTGCGTGCGCATTCGCTTCAAGGTGCGCCAGATTGTGGAGGTGACGGTCTACAAGATCGATGCCAACCACAACCCGCTGCCCAACTGGAACATCGAGGCCCGACCTGGCCCCGGCAACTTCTTCGCCGAGCCTGTGGATGGGGACACGGACAGCGACGGCAAGGTGGTCTTCCACCTGACGCCGGGCGAGTGGATCTTCCAGGAGCGCCCGCCGCAGCCGGAAGATGACATGAACAAGGTCCAGTTCATGCCCGTGGTGCCGCCCACCGGCCGCCAGACCCTGGACGTCCAGCCCCTGGGTGAGGAAGATCCGCCCTACATCATCGTCTTCAAGAACGAAATCGTGAACGACGGCTGTGTGGTGATCCGCAAGTTCGGTCTGATCGACGTGGGCGAAGAAGGCCAACTCCCCGGCTTTGCCACCCAGACCAACACCTATGAGAACGGCTCCGATCCTCGTTACGGCTTTGGCGCCGGCGGTTGGGGCTTCAAGCTCCTGCGCAAGGATGGCACCGTGGCCCGCAAGGGCGTGACCGATGCAGAAGGCTGGCTGCGCTTCGAGAACCTCCCCTACGGCCCCTACACCGTGGTGGAAGAGGAGCGGCCGGGCTGGACCAACTTCACCGTGACCCAGCAGGACATCAACGTCACCAGTGGTGAGTGCATCTACGTGCCCTTCGAGAACGAGCAGGACGACAGCGGCTTCTGCATCGAAGGCCGCAAGGTGGACGCCAACGGCGGCTACGGTATCCCCGGCTGGAAGATCACGGCCACCCCGCTGACCCCTGGCGGCTACGAGCCGGATGCTGTCTACACCGACGGCCTGGGTGAGTTCAAGATCTCCTTCCCGCGGAACGACTACCGGGTGCCAGGCGCCACCTACGAAGTCTGTGAGGAAGATCAGGATGGCTGGCTGCCCCACACGCCCAAATGCCAGCGGGTGACCCTGCCCGAGTGGCCCGGCGCCTGTGTCCAGCTCGAGGACTTCGTCAACCAGCAGGTGGGCCACTCCGAGAGCCAGAAGTACGACAAGGGCAAGATGGATTGGGACATGGGCAAAGGCTGCAGCAGCGTCTACGTGGCCAAGAAGGGTGATGGTCTCTTCGCCATCGGCGCCAAGTTCGGTGTCCCCGCCCAGGCCATGATCGATGCGAATCCCTGGATTCGCCAGCAGCCCAACTACTGGCTCTACGCCGGTCAGAAGGTCTGCATTCCGTAACCATCTGCACGAACTTGCCTCCTGGCCGGCATGGAGGACTCCATAGCCGCCCTGCCGGCCGGAACGATCCCACCCTCCATATCTCTCCATGCGCCAGGGGCGACATCCAAAACGGGTGTCGCCCCTGGCCCCTTCTGTTTCCGCTTTGGCGCGGATGTGGGTTAGAATCAACCCATGCACATCGGCGTTTTGACCCACAACTATCCCCGTTTTCCGGGGGATTTTAGCGGAACCTTTGTGGAAGCCCTCTGCCAGGAACTGGCCGCCCAGCAACAGCAGGTCACCGTGTGGGCACCCTATGACCAGGCCTACCGGCGGCCCCTGGATGGCCCGGTCTCCCTCCGCCTGTACCGGTACGCCTGGCCGGAGCGACTCCATCGCCTGGGCTACATGCGTACCATGCAGTCGGACCTGGCCCTGCGCCTGGAGGCCTACCTCCTCAGTCCGGCCCTCTTCGCCGCCGGCATCGCCACCGTCCTCCGGGAGGCCCGTCGGCTACGGCCCCATGTGCTGCACGCCCACTGGATCCTGCCCAACGGTTTCATCGGGGCCGTGGTCAGCCGTCGGCTCGGGATTCCCCTGGTGGTCTCGGTGCCCGGCTCCGACGCGCTGGTGGCCGGGCAGAATCCCCTCTTCCGCTCCATGGCCCGCTTCACCTTCCGCCAGGCTCGCCTCCTGACCGCCAACAGCGAATCCCTGCGGGACAGTGTGGTGGCCCTGGGGGCCGACCCAGGCCGCTTTGACCTGATCATCTACGGCACCGACCCCCAGGCCCTCCAGCCCGACACCACCGGCGTGGCCCAATTGCGCCAGCGCCTGGGCATCGACGAAGGGAGCCAGGTCCTGCTCTGCGTCGGGCGGATGGTGCCCAAAAAAGGCTTCGACTACCTCCTGCGGGCCCTGGCCGAACCGCCTCTGCAGGAAGCGGACGTAGTGGCCGTCATGGTGGGCGACGGCGACGACCGGCCGGCCTGGCAGCGGCTGGCCGTGGAGCTGGGCGTGGAGGGCAGGGTGCGCTGGGTAGGCCCGGTGCCCAAGGACGAGATCGGCGTCTACTACAACCTGGCGGACGTGTTGGTCATGCCCTCGGTGAGTCGGCCCGCCGACGGGCTCAACGTCTGCGTCCTGGACGCCATGAGCTGCGGCAAGCCGGTGGTGGGCTCCAATGTGGCGGGCAATCCTCTGGCTGTGGTGGATGGCCAGACGGGCTACATCGTACCCGAGCAGGACGCCGCTGCCCTGGCCCAGGCCCTGGCCCGTCTGGTGGCGGACGAGGAACTGCGCCGGCGCATGGGCGCGGCCGCCCGGGCTCGTATCGAGAACGAGTTGGGCTGGCCCCACCTGGCCCGCCGCTACATCCACCACTTTGCCCGGCTCAGCGGCACAGAAGAGAAATCGGGCTAAATCTGTATCCATTTGTAAAACCTGTGGTTTCTGCAGTGGAGCAACCTTGAATTATCTGGATTTTTACGCAGATAAACGCATCCTCATCACCGGCGGACTGGGCTTCATCGGCTCCAATCTGGCCCGCCGCCTGGTGGACCTGGGCGCCCGGGTGACCCTGGTGGATTCCCTCATCCCCGACTACGGCGGTAACCTCTTCAACATTGCCGGCTACGAGGAGCGCCTGCGGGTAAACATCGCCGATGTGCGGGATCCATACTCCATGCG
The window above is part of the Litorilinea aerophila genome. Proteins encoded here:
- a CDS encoding thiamine pyrophosphate-dependent dehydrogenase E1 component subunit alpha; this encodes MSTSVEADVLSSQAASAIEPSHLPNETLTQMYRTMFLIRRVEESLLELAESGKIGGAMHTAIGHEGNAVGAAAALRREDYLTCTYRGHHHALARGMDPKQAIAEVLGRRDGFAKGKGGSMHFIQPELGLMGANGIVAAQVPHAAGMALAAKIRGEDRIAITFFGDGAMYQGVMHETFNMAQKWRLPIIFYCENNRYSEMTPISRTSSVRELYKFPQAYGMESLQIDGNDVEIVHAAVSQAAARARAGEGPTFIEGLTYRLAGHMAGDLETYRTPEEIDAQRAHEPLVVLQNRLLERGVDEKVLADIRAEVEEEVAAAVEFAQNSPWPDPAEAYTDVFAL
- a CDS encoding alpha-ketoacid dehydrogenase subunit beta gives rise to the protein MRKTTYIQAINEALREEMRRDESVFLIGEDVGHYGGLFRVTRNLLDEFGETRVIDTPISEQGFMGMAIGAAMVGMRPIVELMYMDFILVCADQVLNQGAKMHYMSGGLVKVPMVIRGQQGGGKRYGSQHSQCIDSLVAHFPGIKVVAPATPYDAKGLLISAIRDNNPVLYLEHKMLYFTRGELPDVGEEVIVPIGKADVKREGSDLTLVTFGYCLLQALEAAEELAEEHGIDIEVVDLRTIVPLDMETVLASVAKTGRLLAVHESQANCGIGGEIVARVYEEAPHLLQAPARRLGMAPVSIPVSQTLEEEILPWKRNIKAAVLEMWRQPVAA
- a CDS encoding dihydrolipoamide acetyltransferase family protein, with protein sequence MAIEVKLPDMGEGTEEVTISRWLVQEGDEVQEGDILLEVATDKVDTEVPAPASGKVLKLNYAEGELVPVDAVLAVLGEEGEEVSAAPAAPAAEEAEEAEEAPAEPEAAAPTAARNGQSVKASPVAKRVAAEKGIALDTVPGTGPGGRITKEDVLASADGSRRQVPAGGEPLPGELADVASLPVRRLAAEYNIDLEEIAGGRPLSSLTKYDVLSAVASREAGHPVTVEPAYPLTPPARPSAAPSTAPAAPAPAKAAPAAAPAAEKAAPAQLGPGEELVKHSRMRLAIARNTSASLFTAPHVTTMWDVDMSAVLAHRKAHKDEFARAGVNLTITAYLIEAIVAGLKAVPAANATWTDEGVIIKRYYNIGMAVALPPDEYGMGGLIVPVIKNAGELNLMGIARRVNELAEKARKGQLSQEDLQGGTFTLSNYGTSGSRFQTPVIVQPQVGILGVGAIEKRPVVVSQGHPLEANTGDYLAFLPMTTLGFSYDHRVLDGATADAFCAAVKKALESYGQ
- a CDS encoding polyprenyl synthetase family protein, translating into MKQEDLGRFVGYWLPQLEEELRAILHSPEEAVAGHYGMMHYHMGWVDEHFQPYAAPAGKRLRPILCLLACAEVGGDPSQALPAAAGIEILHNFSLIHDDVEDGDETRRHRPTVWKLWGIPQAINVGDAMFALAFAGVQRLSRRGVPAGQVLAALDLFTQTCLALTEGQHLDIDFEQREQVTVADYLRMIQGKTAALIRASVQIGALLGGASPAQQEALGRFGQALGLAFQIQDDILGIWGDPAVTGKAAGNDILRRKKSLPLLHGLNSPAVGAQLQALFADAPTEEQVPIAMELLAQAGSRAYAVEQVAHHHGQARQALEEGLGRSVQGSVLWQLAETLLHRDA
- the fni gene encoding type 2 isopentenyl-diphosphate Delta-isomerase; its protein translation is MSIETRKADHIRINLEEDVQFPQLTTGLERFRFVHQALPELDLDEVDLHVEVFGRRLSAPILVSSMTGGTPEAGRINRVLAQAAQARGLAMGLGSQRAGLEQANTAETFRVRDVAPGLFLFANLGAIQLNYGYTVEHCRRAVEMVEADALILHLNPLQEVLQAEGDTRWRGLLRQIEAVCRALPVPVVAKEVGWGISAQTARRLIDAGIRAIDVAGAGGTSWSQVEMHRAPTERLRRLAASFADWGIPTADSLLAVRQVRAEMGREDVALFASGGIRSGQDIAKCVALGADLVGLASPFLKRAVESVEAVIEEMEILETEMRIAMFCSGAANIAALRQPGVLVQQPEGEKL
- a CDS encoding SpaA isopeptide-forming pilin-related protein, encoding MFPNDVGRGRPSPGVWLFATLSMAVALLAVLIYATTTTALAQGGVIGGTASGDFCIEGLVINHEEEPLAGWVITLTNGSVLTTTSAPKPDEGDDDALGEGEFEFLDLAPGTYTATIQLQPGWEPVTPDTFQIRIREGRDGCVRIRFKVRQIVEVTVYKIDANHNPLPNWNIEARPGPGNFFAEPVDGDTDSDGKVVFHLTPGEWIFQERPPQPEDDMNKVQFMPVVPPTGRQTLDVQPLGEEDPPYIIVFKNEIVNDGCVVIRKFGLIDVGEEGQLPGFATQTNTYENGSDPRYGFGAGGWGFKLLRKDGTVARKGVTDAEGWLRFENLPYGPYTVVEEERPGWTNFTVTQQDINVTSGECIYVPFENEQDDSGFCIEGRKVDANGGYGIPGWKITATPLTPGGYEPDAVYTDGLGEFKISFPRNDYRVPGATYEVCEEDQDGWLPHTPKCQRVTLPEWPGACVQLEDFVNQQVGHSESQKYDKGKMDWDMGKGCSSVYVAKKGDGLFAIGAKFGVPAQAMIDANPWIRQQPNYWLYAGQKVCIP
- a CDS encoding glycosyltransferase, with protein sequence MHIGVLTHNYPRFPGDFSGTFVEALCQELAAQQQQVTVWAPYDQAYRRPLDGPVSLRLYRYAWPERLHRLGYMRTMQSDLALRLEAYLLSPALFAAGIATVLREARRLRPHVLHAHWILPNGFIGAVVSRRLGIPLVVSVPGSDALVAGQNPLFRSMARFTFRQARLLTANSESLRDSVVALGADPGRFDLIIYGTDPQALQPDTTGVAQLRQRLGIDEGSQVLLCVGRMVPKKGFDYLLRALAEPPLQEADVVAVMVGDGDDRPAWQRLAVELGVEGRVRWVGPVPKDEIGVYYNLADVLVMPSVSRPADGLNVCVLDAMSCGKPVVGSNVAGNPLAVVDGQTGYIVPEQDAAALAQALARLVADEELRRRMGAAARARIENELGWPHLARRYIHHFARLSGTEEKSG